The following proteins come from a genomic window of Sorghum bicolor cultivar BTx623 chromosome 3, Sorghum_bicolor_NCBIv3, whole genome shotgun sequence:
- the LOC8079810 gene encoding uncharacterized protein LOC8079810 translates to MNYAGMNYAYADRGGMNAAGRSSMSSPRPGTDWGPIIVAVILFVVLSPGLLFQLPSRTRVVEFGNMATSAIAILVHAVIFFCLLTIFVVAIGIHVYAA, encoded by the coding sequence ATGAACTACGCGGGCATGAACTACGCCTACGCGGACAGAGGAGGCATGAACGCCGCGGGCAGAAGCAGCATGTCGTCGCCACGGCCGGGCACGGACTGGGGCCCCATCATCGTGGCGGTGATCCTCTTCGTGGTGCTCTCGCCGGGCCTGCTGTTCCAGCTCCCCTCGCGGACGCGGGTCGTCGAGTTCGGCAACATGGCCACCAGCGCCATCGCCATCCTCGTCCACGCCGTCATCTTCTTCTGCCTCCTCACCATCTTCGTCGTCGCCATCGGCATCCACGTCTACGCCGCCTAG
- the LOC8079811 gene encoding CBS domain-containing protein CBSCBSPB1, producing the protein MDGGAGAGRRSVSSSSGSRRRLPPAENGHGHDAPPPSRRASVSLSRGPSTTLTSERTVKRLRLSKALTIPDHTTVHEACRRMASRRVDAVLLTDSNALLCGILTDKDITTRVIAREMKMEETPVSKVMTRNPVFVHADTLAVEALQKMVQGKFRHLPVVEHGEVIAILDIAKCLYDAIARMERAAEKGKAIAAAAEGVEKHWGAAVSGPNNFIETLRERMFKPSLSTIISENPKVVTVAPSDTVLTASKKMLELKVSSAVVAIENKPGGILTSRDILMRVIAQNLPPESTTVEKVMTQSPECATVDMPILDALHTMHDGKFLHLPVLDRDGNVVTVVDVLHITHAAIATVGNSGAAGSEATSAMMQRFWDSAMSIGPLDDDDDSRSEGSTKVASEATDIGRSAFFPASGLSNTFGFKIQDKQGRMHRFNCETSSLTDLITSILQRVGDDIDRKHLPQILYEDEDHDKVILSSDSDLIAAVDHARQIGWKSLRLHLDYAGVGRRKRGGGSSDFEYAGKDAWASAYSAVAAGAALVAGLGVMAYLKRSG; encoded by the exons ATGGacggcggcgcgggcgcgggccgGAGGAGCGTCTCCTCGTCCTCCGGATCCAGGAGGAGGCTCCCGCCCGCCGAGAACGGGCACGGCCATGACGCCCCGCCGCCCTCCAGGCGCGCCTCCGTCTCCCTCTCCCGCGGCCCCTCCAC GACACTGACCAGCGAGAGGACCGTGAAAAGGCTGAGGCTGTCCAAGGCGCTGACGATACCGGATCACACGACCGTGCACGAGGCTTGTCGGAGGATGGCATCACGCAGGGTCGACGCCGTGTTGCTGACCGACTCCAATGCTTTGCTCTGTGGGATCCTTACCGACAAG GACATAACCACAAGGGTGATTGCCCGTGAGATGAAGATGGAAGAGACACCGGTCTCTAAGGTTATGACAAGAAACCCTGTATTTGTTCACGCGGACACGCTTGCAGTCGAGGCGTTGCAAAAGATGGTGCAAG GTAAGTTTAGACATCTGCCTGTTGTGGAGCATGGTGAAGTCATTGCAATTCTGGACATAGCCAAGTGCCTATATGATGCTATTGCACGGATGGAAAGGGCCGCGGAGAAAGGAAAAGcaattgctgctgctgctgagggCGTTGAAAAGCATTGGGGAGCAGCAGTATCTG GTCCTAACAATTTTATTGAGACTCTTCGAGAACGGATGTTTAAGCCATCACTGTCTACCATTATCTCTGAGAATCCAAA AGTGGTCACTGTTGCACCATCAGACACAGTTTTGACAGCATCAAAGAAGATGCTGGAATTAAAAGTGAGTTCAGCAGTTGTAGCAATTGAAAACAAACCTGGGGGAATTCTAAC ATCTAGAGATATATTGATGCGTGTTATCGCCCAAAATCTTCCTCCTGAGTCCACTACAGTCGAAAAG GTCATGACTCAGAGTCCTGAATGTGCCACAGTGGACATGCCAATCCTTGATGCTCTTCACACAATGCATGATGGAAAATTTTTACATTTGCCTGTTCTGGACAGGG ATGGAAATGTTGTGACTGTTGTTGATGTTCTTCACATCACTCATGCTGCAATTGCTACG GTTGGAAACAGCGGGGCAGCTGGATCCGAGGCAACATCTGCCATGATGCAGAGGTTCTGGGATTCAGCAATGTCCATTGGACctcttgatgatgatgatgactcgAGAAG TGAAGGATCGACAAAAGTTGCATCTGAGGCAACAGATATAGGAAGATCAGCTTTCTTTCCAGCTTCTGGTTTATCAAACACTTTTGGGTTCAAGATTCAGGACAAGCAAGGGAGGATGCACAGATTTAACTGTG AAACGAGCAGCTTGACAGACCTGATAACTAGCATTCTTCAGAGGGTCGGTGATGACATTGACAGAAAACACCTGCCACAAATTTTG TATGAAGATGAGGACCATGATAAGGTCATCCTTTCGTCGGACAGTGACCTTATAGCTGCTGTAGACCATGCAAGACAGATTGGTTGGAAG AGCTTAAGGTTGCACTTGGATTATGCCGGTGTTGGCCGCCGAAAGAGAGGGGGTGGTTCTTCAGACTTCGAGTACGCTGGCAAGGACGCATGGGCTTCTGCTTACAGTGCAGTCGCAGCAGGGGCGGCTCTGGTTGCTGGGCTTGGTGTGATGGCCTACTTGAAACGGTCAGGGTAA